From Nitrospira sp. SG-bin1, the proteins below share one genomic window:
- a CDS encoding glutaredoxin produces MADPIEDEIQKEVKAHKILIYGKGTKTMPMCGFTRETMQFFDKYGYPYELIDVLSQPAKREALTKMTNWPTLPKVFIDGTFYGDTDILDPMAAKGEIEPLLKKAFGK; encoded by the coding sequence ATGGCCGATCCGATCGAAGATGAAATCCAAAAAGAAGTGAAGGCTCACAAAATTTTGATTTATGGCAAAGGCACCAAGACGATGCCGATGTGCGGGTTTACGAGAGAGACCATGCAATTTTTTGACAAATACGGCTACCCCTACGAACTCATTGACGTCTTATCCCAACCGGCAAAACGTGAAGCGCTGACGAAAATGACCAATTGGCCGACTCTTCCCAAGGTATTCATCGACGGCACCTTCTACGGTGATACCGACATCCTTGATCCTATGGCTGCCAAGGGCGAAATCGAACCGCTGCTGAAAAAAGCATTTGGGAAATAG
- a CDS encoding cyclase translates to MVWPTEQDFKLVVQHAEDTAGGYYYSSNRVEMPEHGGTHIDAPIHFSRGKQTLDRIPIERMVGEGIRIDVTAQCARDRDYRVGISDLHRWETSHGPIPNGAIVLVNTGFARWWPDRKSYLGTDVRGQEGVQALHFPGLHPDAASWLVRERHVKAVGIDTASIDHGQSTKFETHVTLLSQNVPVFENLAELQNLPDRGFDVIALPMKIAGGTGGPLRIIAVLSPLP, encoded by the coding sequence ATCGTCTGGCCGACGGAACAGGATTTTAAACTCGTCGTCCAGCATGCGGAGGACACAGCAGGCGGATACTACTATTCGTCAAACCGCGTGGAGATGCCTGAGCACGGTGGCACCCACATCGATGCACCGATTCACTTTTCCAGAGGGAAGCAGACGCTGGACCGGATCCCAATCGAGCGCATGGTAGGAGAGGGCATTCGAATCGATGTGACGGCACAATGTGCTCGCGATCGGGACTATCGTGTCGGTATCTCAGATTTGCACCGCTGGGAAACCTCGCATGGTCCTATTCCAAATGGCGCTATCGTCCTGGTGAACACGGGTTTTGCTCGATGGTGGCCGGACCGAAAAAGCTATTTAGGAACAGACGTGAGAGGGCAGGAAGGGGTGCAGGCGCTGCATTTCCCGGGGTTGCATCCGGATGCGGCCTCCTGGCTGGTGCGTGAACGGCACGTCAAGGCCGTGGGGATCGACACCGCCTCGATCGACCATGGCCAATCGACGAAGTTCGAAACACACGTCACGCTCCTTTCTCAAAACGTCCCGGTGTTCGAGAATCTCGCTGAACTGCAAAACCTGCCAGATCGTGGATTTGACGTTATTGCGTTGCCTATGAAAATCGCCGGAGGCACCGGTGGCCCACTGCGGATCATCGCGGTTCTGTCGCCCTTGCCCTGA
- a CDS encoding adenosylhomocysteinase — translation MDYDVRDIKLADQGRLKIEWAEATMPVLRLIRKRFKRQQPLKGVRVTACLHVTTETANLAITLKAGGADVRLCASNPLSTQDDVAAALVQHEGIPTFAIKGEDNPTYYRHIESAIAHRPHVTMDDGADVVSHLHSKRKELLKNVIGGTEETTTGVIRLRSMAEKKVLKFPVISVNDADTKHMFDNRYGTGQSTMDGIVRATNRLVCGSVVVVVGYGWCGRGIAMRAKGMGADVIVTEIDPLKGLEAVMDGFRVMPMEQAAPIGDFFVTVTGNIHVIRGEHFAVMKDGAIVCNSGHFNVELDIPALEKLAGTRRVVRTGVEQFTLKKNGHRVSLLGEGRLVNLATAEGHPSSVMDMSFANQALGAEYIVKNYKQLEKKVYPVPEVIDKEIARLKLAGMGVAIDTLTGEQKKYLASWEMGT, via the coding sequence GTGGATTACGATGTCAGAGATATCAAGTTGGCGGACCAAGGCAGACTAAAGATTGAATGGGCCGAAGCCACGATGCCGGTGTTGCGGTTGATCCGTAAGCGCTTTAAACGGCAACAGCCGCTGAAGGGCGTTCGCGTCACGGCCTGTTTGCATGTAACCACGGAAACGGCGAATCTCGCGATCACGCTGAAAGCGGGGGGCGCCGATGTCCGTCTCTGCGCGTCAAACCCGCTCAGTACACAGGACGACGTCGCCGCGGCGTTGGTTCAGCATGAAGGGATTCCCACCTTCGCCATCAAAGGCGAAGATAACCCCACTTACTACCGTCATATCGAGTCCGCCATCGCCCATCGCCCCCATGTCACGATGGACGACGGCGCCGACGTCGTTTCGCACCTACACTCCAAGCGAAAAGAACTGTTGAAGAATGTGATCGGAGGCACGGAAGAAACGACCACCGGCGTCATCCGGTTGCGGAGCATGGCTGAAAAGAAGGTCCTCAAGTTTCCGGTGATTTCCGTCAACGATGCCGACACGAAACACATGTTCGACAACCGATATGGCACCGGCCAATCCACCATGGATGGCATCGTCCGGGCAACCAACCGCTTAGTGTGTGGATCCGTCGTCGTCGTCGTCGGCTATGGGTGGTGCGGGCGCGGCATCGCCATGCGGGCCAAGGGCATGGGGGCGGACGTCATTGTGACTGAAATTGACCCGTTGAAAGGCCTTGAAGCCGTCATGGACGGCTTCCGCGTGATGCCGATGGAACAAGCCGCTCCAATCGGCGATTTCTTCGTCACCGTCACCGGCAACATCCACGTCATCCGTGGTGAGCATTTCGCCGTCATGAAAGACGGCGCCATCGTGTGCAACAGCGGGCACTTCAACGTGGAACTCGATATCCCGGCCCTGGAAAAGCTGGCCGGCACACGCCGGGTGGTCCGTACCGGGGTCGAGCAATTCACGCTCAAGAAAAACGGTCATCGTGTCAGCTTGCTCGGCGAAGGCCGGCTGGTGAATCTCGCCACCGCCGAAGGCCATCCCTCCAGCGTCATGGACATGAGCTTTGCCAACCAGGCACTCGGCGCCGAGTACATCGTCAAGAATTACAAGCAGCTCGAAAAGAAGGTGTACCCCGTTCCGGAAGTGATCGACAAAGAAATCGCCCGGCTCAAGCTGGCGGGCATGGGCGTGGCGATCGATACGTTAACAGGGGAACAGAAAAAGTATCTGGCATCCTGGGAAATGGGAACGTAG